In Scophthalmus maximus strain ysfricsl-2021 chromosome 5, ASM2237912v1, whole genome shotgun sequence, a single window of DNA contains:
- the kcnj9 gene encoding G protein-activated inward rectifier potassium channel 3: MALENSVFPSRPDSLSLPVEEKGDGEEVEVATEATASTGLFNLSEELGTVVTTETAPSPPTPIKVKRSFQSKLAEREDKANEPRKKLRVAEKERGRFGWVRTRRKRQRYVEKNGRCNVQHGNMRETYRYLTDIFTTLVDLNWRCSLFVFVMAYAVTWLFFGAIWYLIAYCRGDLDHLEDETWTPCVNNVNGFISAFLFSIETETTIGYGHRVITDQCPVGTMLLLLQAILGSMVNAFMVGCMFVKISQPNKRAETLVFSKHAVISLRDDKLCLMFRVGDLRSSHIVGANMRAKLIKSKQTQEGEFIPLDQTDISVGFETGDDRLFLVSPLVISHEIDVHSPFWDMSQSQLEKEDFEIVVILEGMVEATGMTCQARSSYLTEEVMWGHRFSPMMSLAEGFFDIDYGAFHHTFEVTTPSCSARELSLAAARLDAHLYWSISSRLDEEPTLTNQAARQPDSGSASSKGGEPTFIVGEMTDIQEQSGLGELNGSVATDQSESEA; encoded by the exons ATGGCGCTGGAGAACTCGGTCTTCCCCTCCCGTCCCGACTCCCTCTCGCTCCCcgtggaggagaagggggacggggaagaggtggaggtggccACCGAGGCCACCGCCTCCACGGGGCTCTTCAACCTATCGGAGGAGCTGGGCACGGTCGTCACCACAGAGACGGCGCCGTCCCCTCCGACCCCGATCAAGGTCAAAAGGTCGTTCCAGTCCAAGCTGGCCGAGCGGGAGGACAAAGCCAACGAGCCCAGGAAGAAGCTCCGGGTggcggagaaggagaggggacGATTCGGGTGGG TCCGGACCCGGCGCAAGAGGCAGCGCTACGTGGAGAAAAACGGCCGGTGCAATGTGCAGCACGGTAACATGCGGGAGACCTACCGCTACCTGACGGACATCTTCACCACGCTGGTGGACCTCAACTGGCGCTGCTCGCTCTTCGTCTTCGTCATGGCCTACGCGGTCACATGGCTCTTCTTCGGCGCCATCTGGTACCTCATAGCCTACTGCAG GGGCGATCTGGACCACCTGGAGGACGAGACGTGGACGCCATGTGTCAACAACGTCAACGGCTTCATCTCggccttcctcttctccatcgAGACGGAGACCACCATCGGCTACGGCCACCGTGTCATCACCGACCAGTGTCCAGTGGgcacgatgctgctgctgctgcaggccatACTGGGGTCAATGGTCAACGCTTTCATG gtGGGCTGCATGTTCGTGAAGATCTCGCAGCCCAACAAACGCGCCGAGACGCTGGTGTTTTCGAAGCACGCCGTCATCTCCCTGCGAGACGACAAGCTCTGTCTGATGTTCCGGGTGGGCGACCTGCGCAGCTCGCACATCGTCGGAGCCAACATGAGGGCCAAGCTCATCAAGTCCAAACAGACTCAGGAAG GTGAGTTCATCCCTCTGGACCAGACAGACATCAGCGTGGGCTTCGAGACGGGCGACGACCGCCTCTTCCTCGTCTCGCCGCTGGTGATCTCCCATGAGATTGACGTGCACTCCCCTTTCTGGGACATGTCCCAGTcgcagctggagaaggaggactTTGAGATCGTCGTCATCCTGGAGGGGATGGTGGAGGCCACTG ggatgaCGTGCCAGGCCAGGAGCTCCTATCTGACGGAGGAGGTGATGTGGGGTCACAGGTTCAGCCCGATGATGTCTCTGGCGGAGGGTTTCTTTGACATCGACTACGGAGCCTTTCATCACACATTCGAG gtgacCACGCCCTCCTGCTCAGCGCGAGAGCTCTCGTTGGCCGCAGCCAGACTGGACGCTCACCTCTACTGGTCCATCTCCAGCCGGCTGGACGAGGAGCCCACGCTGACCAACCAGGCGGCCCGGCAGCCCGACAGCGGCTCGGCCAGCAGCAAAGGAGGCGAGCCCACCTTCATCGTCGGCGAGATGACGGACATTCAGGAGCAGTCGGGACTGGGCGAGCTGAACGGCAGCGTCGCCACCGACCAGTCCGAGTCGGAGGCCTAG
- the LOC118311612 gene encoding junctional protein associated with coronary artery disease, translating to MYSVEDLLISHGYKLPKSGPPSATPYDKRPADCQRELVDNRAGRGTLNGYEADRGATIAGIYGSRQALVKGYPATDNESGERILRRKEIGIGILGDAQPLGDSLATDSGFYDVPSLTYSEPLSHDERDISYWRRRGQDFSILLDYADGRELRASAGAWRPQALIAAEEHRAERRAQQLWEDISWLRDPDAAPGQLRVTGERKCQSLGTEEWRPAVGLGRQLSDGDGDRWAQEQYRLRTPEGFFHPRTKAKSQSLPRVLSPDGIDGRELIPSRPSLPDRQQRLSSTVFSGPYSRYIYSGAVGRERWGRNAGPSSHVALLPKPRFSRPLKPPSYEIHQQTRGSAEMLAIEQGAKQKDRSVYYPRGGELRQDYYAQHSAIYGMEPPGYIPPPSYRRPPLPRAVSINRNDMVNLRWRAEALQMHSSDPGRWFSRHAGGSWLEHYGDRGGSYRKQVHSGHEEQPEHARQLPTEDPRVKQISGGLGGNSLTDSDKIRNIDKEIPSAKILGQSTHDSAFPPQQGPALNTDGRKTALIENDSSIRWSNRGSKKSDSVASDQNRSLFFPSSILGKPPPPPCKPADQGVSETVTEVKKVELPDPPEKDKNKNLKKRLSETIFCLVSVPATPQLTGTIRDQNNNNEKSPDPADSPSDNKTGHLTNQSLQSTSSAEAELQALTGSIASSKTSSRASSKMFKKFPCRPPKINHYKELKLSGSWPSNQYRDQETQTSPEARKPDPENKEAQEEPVPPDTEDPPDSSGAVGSSFTFPIKGVKSLKLSSNSAFSLTATFSNQLNKSTAQQPAVPASGNVEETKPAANTGQEAFEQFLLKPIIQRPWDAVKELETIKKEVQDQQQQQSSKQPSVDKCIEDLNEAYKDILELGTASNKVPNGSVQIPERIKIRLTSEPLNKPSSLRRSAVSWSVDPEYREVKSAFSRPATKSVTFSKQLREELPVPPRETGFREYRVISHLSRRRSNDGRTVKLDLPDEPIETPLCDFSPTTHTTSAEVPWADRQPMQDASTLTSPPDYEDICQTLRHPRDPTDVNKASTGNSKPNDADSLQDPSAESEEDCPICKRELENQMRQGTLPPLHEENSSDSSANQNGSPPQCAALESPAEDSITEEPNDSSLNQSGSDPCAATREQHSLTQENLGGDEKTDSAQAVNFDNLGAVNLAESIPANGATEASTSTILANDVPADPQVTEEHRVCETVAKEVQVGEDEASIGETPEGSADKTEGKYECERQDNTMRDDEQEREKKPSAVPEQRVVLRTHLGRDHPGLPEFPPDRLPLSVPPNLDRRLSLSLEGERRSKGPSNRMEALQNKLAISPGRVAVERLARMRDVDIMYRMRRLSIRSTDSGEGEAEGEGKDEQVEEIHLGPQKHKENDQEITNSQQVSVETVLQNEEESSLSEPHDPSRVETL from the exons ATGTACAGCGTGGAGGACCTTCTCATTTCGCACGGATACAAATTGCCCAAGAGCGGCCCTCCCTCCGCCACGCCTTACGACAAGCGCCCCGCGGACTGCCAGCGCGAGCTGGTGGACAACCGGGCCGGCCGGGGGACGCTGAACGGGTACGAGGCGGACCGGGGCGCGACCATCGCAGGCATCTACGGCAGCAGGCAGGCACTGGTGAAGGGCTACCCCGCCACCGACAACGAGAGCGGGGAGAGGAtcctgaggaggaaggaaatCGGCATCGGTATCCTAGGTGACGCTCAGCCCTTGGGTGATTCTCTCGCCACGGATAGCGG gTTCTACGATGTCCCTAGTTTGACTTATTCAGAGCCGCTGAGCCATGACGAAAGGGATATTTCCTACTGGCGAAGGCGAGGCCAGGACTTCAGTATCCTCCTGGACTATGCCGATGGCAGGGAGCTGAGGGCCTCTGCTGGTGCGTGGAGGCCACAGGCCCTGATCGCTGCAGAGGAACACAGGGCAGAGAGGCGAGCGCAGCAGCTATGGGAGGACATTTCCTGGCTAAGGGATCCAGATGCAGCCCCTGGTCAGCTCAGGGTGACTGGGGAGAGGAAGTGTCAGAGCCTCGGTACAGAAGAGTGGAGGCCTGCTGTGGGCCTGGGAAGGCAGCTGTCGGATGGGGATGGGGACAGATGGGCTCAGGAACAGTATCGCTTGAGGACACcggagggtttttttcaccCTAGAACTAAAGCAAAGTCTCAGTCTCTCCCGAGAGTTTTATCACCTGATGGAATTGACGGCAGAGAGCTCATTCCATCCAGGCCTAGCCTACCTGATAGACAACAGAGGTTAAGCAGCACTGTCTTCTCTGGGCCCTATAGTAGGTATATCTATAGTGGTGCTGTTGGCAGGGAGCGTTGGGGTAGGAATGCTGGGCCAAGCAGCCATGTTGCACTTTTACCGAAGCCCAGGTTCAGCAGGCCTTTAAAGCCTCCATCATATGAGATTCACCAGCAGACTAGGGGTAGCGCAGAAATGCTTGCTATAGAACAGGGTGCCAAACAAAAAGATAGGTCTGTCTATTATCCAAGGGGTGGGGAGCTCAGACAAGACTATTACGCACAACACTCTGCCATCTATGGAATGGAGCCCCCTGGCTACATCCCACCCCCATCTTATAGAAGACCCCCTCTCCCTAGAGCAGTTTCAATCAACCGCAATGACATGGTGAACCTAAGATGGAGGGCGGAAGCTCTGCAGATGCACAGCTCAGATCCTGGAAGATGGTTTTCCAGACATGCAGGTGGTTCATGGCTGGAGCATTATGGAGACCGTGGTGGATCCTATCGAAAACAGGTGCATTCTGGACATGAAGAACAACCAGAGCATGCCCGTCAATTACCCACTGAAGACCCAAGAGTGAAGCAAATCTCAGGAGGGCTTGGCGGAAATTCTCTCACCGACTCAGACAAGATCCGTAACATCGACAAAGAGATTCCATCCGCTAAGATTTTAGGACAATCTACACATGATAGTGCCTTTCCTCCCCAACAGGGTCCAGCTCTCAATACTGATGGCCGCAAAACAGCTCTCATTGAAAACGACAGCAGTATTCGATGGTCTAACAGGGGAAGtaaaaaaagtgacagtgtAGCTTCTGATCAAAACCGTAGTctgttttttccttcatctATTCTGGGTAAACCACCACCTCCCCCATGCAAGCCGGCTGATCAGGGTGTCTCTGAAACTGTGACAGAGGTAAAAAAGGTGGAGCTACCTGATCCaccagagaaagacaaaaacaagaatctAAAAAAGAGACTTAGTGAGacaattttttgtttggtgTCTGTCCCTGCTACTCCGCAGCTCACTGGGACAATCCGTGATCAGAATAACAACAATGAGAAGTCACCAGACCCAGCAGACAGTCCAAGTGATAATAAAACTGGCCACTTAACAAACCAAAGTCTCCAAAGCACATCTTCAGCAGAAGCTGAGCTGCAAGCACTTACTGGTAGCATAGCGAGCAGCAAAACAAGCAGTAGAGCAAGcagcaaaatgtttaaaaagtttcCCTGCAGACCCCCTAAAATAAACCATTACAAGGAGCTGAAACTGTCGGGATCCTGGCCTTCAAACCAGTATCGAGACCAGGAGACACAAACTAGCCCAGAGGCCCGAAAACCTGATCCTGAAAACAAGGAAGCACAAGAAGAACCTGTCCCTCCCGACACTGAAGACCCTCCTGACAGCAGTGGCGCAGTGGGCTCTTCCTTCACTTTTCCTATAAAGGGAGTGAAGAGTCTGAAACTGTCAAGCAACAGCGCCTTCTCCCTGACAGCCACCTTCTCCAACCAGCTGAACAAGAGCACAGCTCAGCAGCCAGCAGTACCAGCCTCAGGAAATGTGGAGGAGACCAAACCAGCAGCAAACACTGGACAGGAGGCATTTGAACAGTTCCTACTGAAACCGATCATCCAGCGGCCATGGGATGCCGTCAAAGAGCTTGAGACCATCAAAAAAGAAGTCCAggatcaacagcagcagcagagcagcaaaCAGCCCAGCGTTGATAAGTGCATAGAGGACCTCAATGAGGCTTACAAAGACATCTTGGAGCTAGGCACTGCCAGCAATAAAGTCCCCAATGGTTCTGTACAAATCCCTGAGCGTATCAAAATCCGATTGACATCAGAACCTCTCAACAAGCCCAGCAGCCTTAGACGCAGTGCAGTAAGCTGGTCTGTTGACCCAGAATACAGGGAAGTCAAGAGCGCCTTCTCCAGGCCTGCAACAAAATCAGTGACTTTCAGCAAGCAGCTTAGGGAGGAACTTCCCGTCCCACCTCGGGAGACAGGCTTTAGAGAATACAGGGTCATTTCGCACCTTTCGCGCAGACGGAGCAATGATGGCAGGACAGTAAAACTAGATCTGCCAGATGAGCCCATCGAAACACCACTTTGTGACTTCAGTCCAACAACGCACACCACATCAGCTGAGGTGCCCtgggcagacagacagcccATGCAGGATGCCTCTACACTCACTAGTCCTCCAGATTATGAGGACATATGCCAGACTTTGCGTCACCCTAGAGACCCAACGGATGTCAATAAAGCATCCACAGGCAATTCAAAGCCTAATGACGCAGATTCTCTTCAAGATCCCAGTGCTGAATCAGAAGAGGATTGCCCTATTTGTAAACGAGAGCTTGAGAATCAGATGAGACAGGGCACACTGCCTCCACTGCATGAGGAGAACAGCTCAGACAGTTCAGCCAATCAAAATGGCAGTCCACCACAATGTGCTGCCTTAGAAAGTCCAGCAGAAGATTCTATAACAGAGGAGCCAAATGACTCAAGTCTGAATCAGTCAGGGTCTGATCCTTGTGCTGCAACAAGGGAGCAGCATTCATTGACACAGGAAAATTTGGGAGGggatgaaaaaacagacagtgCTCAGGCAGTAAACTTTGACAATTTGGGTGCAGTTAATCTTGCTGAGAGCATACCAGCGAATGGAGCTACAGAGGCGAGCACATCCACAATATTAGCAAATGATGTGCCTGCAGACCCCCAAGTCACAGAGGAACATAGAGTCTGTGAAACAGTAGCCAAGGAAGTACAAGTAGGAGAGGATGAGGCTAGTATAGGGGAAACACCTGAAGGCAGTGCAGACAAAACTGAAGGGAAATATGAATGTGAGAGACAAGACAATACAATGCGTGATGACGAGCAGGAGCGAGAGAAGAAGCCTTCTGCTGTCCCAGAGCAAAGAGTTGTTCTACGGACTCATCTTGGGCGAGACCACCCAGGGTTACCAGAGTTTCCACCAGATAGACTGCCACTTTCAGTTCCCCCAAACCTAGACCGCAGGCTGTCTCTTAGcttggagggagagaggcggagCAAGGGGCCATCCAACCGAATGGAGGCATTGCAGAACAAGCTGGCTATTTCTCCAGGACGGGTGGCAGTTGAGCGCCTGGCCCGGATGAGGGACGTGGACATTATGTATCGTATGAGGCGCCTCAGCATCAGGAGTACTGACTCTGGGGAAGGGGAGGCAGAGGGCGAGGGCAAGGATGAACAAGTTGAGGAGATCCACCTTGGGCCTCAGAAACACAAGGAGAATGACCAAGAGATCACCAATTCACAGCAGGTCTCCGTGGAGACAGTGTTACAAAATGAGGAGGAGTCATCTCTCTCAG AACCCCATGATCCCAGCCGAGTGGAGACTTTGTAG